DNA sequence from the Parasphingorhabdus cellanae genome:
GCGGAGAAACCAAAGTCAGCGACTTGCAAGGGGCATCGAAAGATATGTATGAGAGCATGACGGAAGCGCAGCTGGAAGATTATGCCAGCACCGATCATGACGACCTGCCGGAGACCGTGGATGACGACGAATAGACCAGAGACGAACAGACCAAAGACAAATAGGCAAAAAGAACATCAAAGCTTTGCAACATTCTGGCCTTTCTATCTG
Encoded proteins:
- a CDS encoding DUF3008 family protein gives rise to the protein MPAKSKAQQKAAGAALSAKRGETKVSDLQGASKDMYESMTEAQLEDYASTDHDDLPETVDDDE